The following is a genomic window from Candidatus Eremiobacterota bacterium.
GACACGGTGGTCCGGACCGCGGCGACCGATCGCGGCCAGGGACGATTCCTCGGCAACATCGCGATCCGCGCCGGGGCGCACGGCGCGGACGCTTCGCTGCGCGACGATGCGCTCTTGCTCAGCAAGCGCGCCCACATCGACAGCGTCCCGGCGCTCGAGATCGCCGCGAACGACGTGAAGGCGTTTCACGGCGCGACCGTCGGCTCGCTCGACGCAGACGCGCTGTTCTATGCGCAGAGCCGCGGGATCGCGCGCGCCGACGCCGTCCGCATGGTGGCGCTGGCGTTCTTCGAACCGGCGATCACGCGCTTCCCGGGTGAGACGCTGCGTGACGAAGTGCGCACCGCGCTCGACCACAAGATCGACGCCGCGACGGAGATCGACGGATGATCAAAACCCTCGATCCCAAGCAGGCGCGGATCGTCGCCGACTTTCCGATCCTGGCGAAGCCGACCTCGCGCGGGAAGCGGCTGGTCTACCTCGACTCGGCGGCGTCGTCGCAGAAGCCGCGCGCGGTGATCGACGCGCTGGTCCGCTACTACGAGAACGACAACGCGAACATTCACCGCGGCGTCTACGAGCTCGCCGCGCGCGCGACCGACCGCTTCGAGGAGGCGCGCGCGAAGGTCGCGCGCTTCGTGAACGCCGCGCACACCGAAGAGATCGTCTGGACGCGCAACACCACCGAGGCGATCAACCTCGTCTCGTTCTCGTGGGGCCTGGCGAACCTCGGCCCGGGCGACGCGATCCTCACCACCCAGCTCGAGCACCACTCCAACTTGGTGCCCTGGCAGCTGCTGGCGGCGAAAACCGGCGCCGAGCTGCGCTTCATCCCCGCCGACGAGAACGGCGTGCTCGTCCTCGACCGGCTCGACGACCTGCTCGCCGGCGTGAAGCTCGCCGCGCTGACCTACGTCTCGAACACGATCGGCTCGATCGCGCCGCTGGACGTCATCGTGCCGCGCGCGCACGCCGCCGGCGCCGTCGTGCTGGTCGACGCGGCGCAAGCGGTGCCGCACATGCCGGTCGACGTGCAGGCGCTCGACGTCGACTTCCTCGCGGCGAGCGGCCACAAGATGTGCGGCCCGACCGGGATCGGTTTCCTGTACGGCAAGCGCGCGCTGCTCGAAGCGATGCCGCCGTTCCTGACCGGCGGCGACATGATCAAGCGCGTCTCCTACGAGACGACGACCTACAACGAGTTGCCGTGGAAGTTCGAGGCCGGCACGTCGAACATCGCCGACGCGATCGCGCTCGGCGCGGCCGTCGACTACCTGACCGCGATCGGGATGGACTGGGTG
Proteins encoded in this region:
- a CDS encoding cysteine desulfurase is translated as MIKTLDPKQARIVADFPILAKPTSRGKRLVYLDSAASSQKPRAVIDALVRYYENDNANIHRGVYELAARATDRFEEARAKVARFVNAAHTEEIVWTRNTTEAINLVSFSWGLANLGPGDAILTTQLEHHSNLVPWQLLAAKTGAELRFIPADENGVLVLDRLDDLLAGVKLAALTYVSNTIGSIAPLDVIVPRAHAAGAVVLVDAAQAVPHMPVDVQALDVDFLAASGHKMCGPTGIGFLYGKRALLEAMPPFLTGGDMIKRVSYETTTYNELPWKFEAGTSNIADAIALGAAVDYLTAIGMDWVRAHELRITAYALERLRPLERRGLAIYGPPRAEDRAGVISFNLGDIHAHDLASILDVEGVCVRAGHHCTMPLMEKMGWPATARASFYLYTTEEDVDALVQALEKAADVFRLS